The following proteins are encoded in a genomic region of Gemmatimonadota bacterium:
- a CDS encoding M28 family peptidase, whose protein sequence is MSKDDGIPDIPSWEELGISPEELKELEEELAREERGEPPEDAAPTRTGTPARIEEPGPAAPPARSPGKTPSSSAPPAGTPPPGSAPPSRDAAAGAGRPSSGAAAPPDAGAKRRFGFFRRRKKDRASPGSTGRGSTPGGSKTSAPPAAAAPVPPARPPLPPATRWRGPLTVVLLLLVAWLSSSWRGIPRPVPADAPDSLFSAERAWVHLERIARAPHPPGSPEHARVREHLLATLAGYGLDPQVQTTTQVIGRGSVARAVTVRNVLARIPGSEPGRGAVLITAHYDGREVALAAGDDGAGVVTLLEAIRALRTGPQLRHDVIVLLTDAEELGLVGARAFVDQHSWMDDVRLVLSFEMRGGGGPSLMFETGAQNGWVVQQFAEVAPYPHANSLSVEIYRRLPNDTDFTPFREAGRQGLNFAAIGRAHVYHQAYDTPANLSRATVQNHGVQALALLRHFGDADLDAVTAPDRAYFSIPYVGVFTYPGWVSWVLSVVLVLGWILLIVRGRAAGLRVGGMVVGLLVGVGLVAGSAGAGVLLLRTVTGLHPEAGRLHGSLLHAEWPYVLALVAAAFTSATVALLLTRRWFRLGALALGALTLPLLAAAVMGFLVPLGAANLQGPALGGLLAAAVALGVEPTQRPGHVRWVLWLLLAVPVLVFLVPLTELLWLSLSLGQAALVGGLAALIVVLLLPLVDVAREPNGWGASVLGLIVTAVFVGIGLALARPGETRPLPSTLVYALDREDGSAVWALDPAVLEADAADRADLAWARERAGTPDTVRTVAALAAGMSFAVAPAPRVAAAPPRLSVATDSASALAGAPLRVRVASAFGAEALRFTFPDGGARPVAINGRPLGARPELQIVEHWGEPEGGAVVLDLDPANAGDTVRFDLVETTFRPSELVGPDVFRRPAGLAPDIRRLSDRAVVRTPVAIDVRSGTVALGIAGLAEPAPAGATSGPGDTLPTGAPADSTDLAAVELFAPGVVSSAAPEFAITFTPDGRTAFFNRGTEDRSAYRMLASLRSDTTWGSAEAVPFASAGMDVDPFVSPDGNRIWFSSDRPRAGAPAGSISSWYVERTATGWSDPIDPGAPFNSDSADIFVSEARDGTVVFRSERDGRRRVYATRRGTEGWETPVALRFGTVEEASNPMLHPSGTWIVLSLPGPGGEPDLYASCRTAEGMWGEPFALPAAINSPFAEFAPAFHPDGTLYFTSERPGVVGTQPDGTRPPGDIYRVRPGAHVACDGTAVPLG, encoded by the coding sequence GTGAGCAAGGACGACGGGATCCCGGATATCCCCTCCTGGGAGGAGCTGGGCATCTCCCCGGAGGAGCTGAAGGAGCTCGAGGAGGAGCTGGCGCGCGAGGAGCGGGGTGAGCCGCCGGAGGACGCTGCGCCCACCCGGACCGGCACACCCGCGCGGATCGAGGAACCGGGTCCGGCCGCACCGCCTGCGCGGAGCCCGGGGAAGACCCCGTCGTCCAGCGCTCCTCCCGCGGGCACGCCGCCGCCGGGCAGCGCTCCCCCGTCCCGGGATGCGGCGGCGGGCGCCGGCCGGCCTTCCTCCGGCGCGGCCGCGCCGCCGGATGCGGGCGCGAAGCGGCGGTTCGGGTTCTTCCGTCGCCGGAAGAAGGACCGGGCGAGCCCTGGCTCGACGGGTAGAGGCTCGACTCCCGGCGGATCCAAGACGTCCGCGCCTCCGGCCGCGGCGGCACCGGTGCCCCCGGCGCGCCCGCCCCTGCCGCCGGCGACCCGGTGGCGGGGCCCGCTCACGGTGGTCCTCCTGCTGCTGGTGGCCTGGCTCTCCAGCTCGTGGCGCGGCATCCCGCGTCCCGTCCCCGCCGACGCGCCCGATTCGCTCTTCTCGGCCGAACGCGCCTGGGTCCACCTGGAGCGCATCGCGCGCGCGCCCCATCCGCCCGGCAGCCCCGAGCACGCCCGCGTGCGCGAACACCTGCTCGCGACGCTCGCGGGATACGGGCTCGATCCGCAGGTGCAGACCACCACGCAGGTGATCGGGCGCGGGTCCGTGGCCCGAGCGGTGACCGTGCGCAACGTGCTGGCGCGGATCCCGGGGAGCGAGCCCGGACGTGGCGCCGTGTTGATCACGGCGCACTACGACGGTCGCGAAGTCGCGCTCGCGGCCGGGGACGACGGTGCGGGAGTGGTGACCCTCCTGGAGGCGATCCGCGCGCTGCGGACCGGACCCCAGCTCCGTCACGACGTGATCGTGCTCCTCACCGATGCGGAGGAGCTGGGACTCGTGGGCGCACGGGCCTTCGTGGACCAGCACTCCTGGATGGACGACGTGCGGCTCGTGCTCTCCTTCGAGATGCGCGGCGGCGGGGGGCCGTCGCTCATGTTCGAGACGGGCGCGCAGAACGGCTGGGTGGTGCAGCAGTTCGCGGAGGTCGCGCCCTATCCGCACGCCAACTCCTTGAGCGTCGAGATCTATCGGCGTCTCCCCAACGACACCGATTTCACGCCGTTCCGGGAGGCCGGGCGCCAGGGGCTCAACTTCGCGGCGATCGGTCGCGCCCACGTCTATCATCAGGCCTACGACACACCCGCCAACCTCTCCCGCGCCACCGTGCAGAACCACGGCGTGCAGGCCCTCGCGCTGCTCCGCCATTTCGGGGATGCGGACCTGGACGCGGTGACGGCCCCGGACCGCGCGTACTTTTCGATCCCGTACGTCGGCGTGTTCACCTATCCGGGATGGGTGTCCTGGGTGCTGAGCGTCGTGCTGGTGTTGGGGTGGATCCTGCTGATCGTCCGGGGCCGGGCGGCCGGGCTGCGGGTGGGCGGCATGGTGGTGGGTCTCCTCGTCGGGGTCGGCCTCGTGGCCGGGTCCGCCGGCGCCGGGGTGCTGCTGCTGCGCACCGTGACCGGGCTGCATCCCGAAGCGGGTCGGCTGCACGGCAGCCTCCTGCACGCGGAGTGGCCCTACGTGCTCGCTCTGGTCGCGGCCGCCTTCACCTCGGCGACCGTCGCCCTGCTGCTCACGCGTCGCTGGTTCCGGCTGGGCGCGCTCGCGCTGGGGGCGCTCACCCTTCCGCTGCTCGCGGCCGCCGTGATGGGCTTCCTGGTGCCGCTGGGCGCGGCCAACCTGCAGGGGCCGGCCCTGGGCGGTCTGCTGGCGGCCGCGGTGGCGTTGGGGGTCGAGCCCACGCAGCGCCCCGGCCACGTACGCTGGGTGCTCTGGCTCCTCCTGGCGGTGCCGGTCCTCGTCTTCCTGGTGCCGCTGACCGAGCTGCTCTGGTTGTCCCTCAGCCTGGGCCAGGCCGCCCTGGTCGGCGGTCTGGCGGCCCTCATCGTCGTGTTGCTCCTCCCGCTCGTCGATGTCGCGCGCGAGCCCAACGGGTGGGGCGCGAGCGTCCTCGGTCTGATCGTCACGGCGGTCTTCGTGGGTATCGGGCTCGCGCTCGCGCGCCCGGGCGAGACACGGCCGCTGCCGTCCACGCTGGTCTACGCGCTCGACCGGGAGGACGGCTCGGCCGTGTGGGCGCTCGATCCCGCCGTGCTGGAGGCGGACGCCGCCGACCGGGCGGATCTGGCCTGGGCTCGGGAGCGGGCGGGGACCCCCGATACCGTTCGGACCGTGGCGGCGCTGGCGGCCGGCATGTCGTTCGCGGTCGCTCCCGCGCCGCGCGTGGCGGCCGCGCCGCCACGGTTGTCGGTCGCGACGGACAGTGCCTCGGCACTGGCGGGCGCTCCGCTCCGCGTGCGCGTCGCGTCCGCGTTCGGCGCGGAGGCGCTGCGCTTCACGTTCCCCGACGGGGGTGCGCGCCCGGTCGCCATCAACGGTCGCCCTCTCGGCGCGCGTCCCGAGCTCCAGATCGTGGAGCATTGGGGCGAGCCCGAGGGAGGGGCCGTGGTCCTCGATCTGGATCCCGCCAACGCCGGCGACACCGTGCGTTTCGACCTGGTGGAGACCACGTTCCGTCCCTCCGAGCTGGTGGGTCCGGACGTCTTCCGGCGACCCGCCGGGCTCGCCCCCGATATCCGCCGCCTGTCCGATCGGGCGGTCGTACGCACCCCCGTCGCGATCGACGTGCGCAGCGGGACCGTCGCGCTGGGGATCGCAGGCCTCGCCGAACCCGCGCCCGCGGGTGCGACCTCCGGTCCCGGAGACACGCTCCCCACAGGGGCACCGGCCGACAGCACCGATCTCGCGGCCGTCGAGCTCTTCGCACCGGGGGTCGTCTCCTCGGCGGCACCTGAGTTCGCGATCACGTTCACGCCGGACGGGCGCACCGCGTTCTTCAACCGCGGGACGGAAGACCGGAGCGCCTACCGGATGCTCGCATCGTTGCGGAGCGATACGACCTGGGGGTCGGCCGAGGCGGTGCCGTTCGCGAGCGCAGGCATGGACGTGGATCCGTTCGTGAGCCCCGACGGCAACCGGATCTGGTTCTCGTCGGACCGGCCGCGCGCGGGCGCGCCCGCGGGATCGATCTCGAGCTGGTACGTGGAGCGGACCGCCACGGGGTGGAGCGATCCGATCGACCCGGGTGCACCGTTCAACTCGGATTCGGCGGACATCTTCGTCTCGGAGGCCCGGGATGGCACTGTGGTGTTCCGCTCGGAGCGGGACGGCCGCCGACGGGTCTACGCCACGCGCCGCGGAACGGAAGGGTGGGAGACCCCGGTGGCGCTGCGCTTCGGAACGGTGGAGGAGGCGTCCAATCCCATGCTGCACCCGAGCGGTACCTGGATCGTCCTCTCGCTGCCGGGGCCGGGAGGAGAGCCCGACCTCTACGCGAGCTGCCGTACGGCGGAGGGAATGTGGGGCGAGCCGTTCGCGCTCCCCGCCGCGATCAACTCGCCGTTCGCGGAGTTCGCACCCGCCTTCCATCCCGACGGTACGTTGTATTTCACGTCGGAGCGGCCGGGGGTCGTAGGCACCCAACCCGACGGCACGCGTCCGCCGGGTGACATCTACCGCGTGCGTCCGGGTGCACACGTCGCGTGCGACGGTACGGCGGTCCCCCTGGGCTGA
- a CDS encoding trimeric intracellular cation channel family protein → MFDLIELFAVLSAGLYGVLLARKKGMDLVGVFSVSCIIAFGGGTLRDLFLDRTPLFWIANPHYPVLIFLISVVASIVRFPEEGRVLRLLYVPDALGLGLFSALGAGFALAEGTSLFVASLLGVITGTFGGVLGDIVSNEIPSLFRSGTTLYATCAFLGSWTFLLLHTVGMPEPGPVVAGIAVTVILRLAAVVRDWKLPALR, encoded by the coding sequence ATGTTCGATCTGATCGAGCTCTTCGCCGTGCTCTCGGCCGGCCTGTATGGGGTGCTGTTGGCCCGCAAGAAGGGGATGGACCTCGTCGGCGTCTTTTCCGTGTCGTGCATCATCGCGTTCGGAGGCGGCACGCTCCGCGACCTGTTCCTGGACCGCACGCCGCTCTTCTGGATCGCGAATCCACACTATCCCGTGCTGATCTTCCTCATCTCCGTCGTGGCCTCCATCGTGCGCTTCCCCGAAGAGGGACGGGTGCTCCGTCTGCTCTACGTGCCCGATGCGCTGGGATTGGGTCTGTTCAGCGCGCTGGGGGCGGGGTTCGCGCTGGCCGAGGGCACGTCGCTGTTCGTGGCCTCCCTGCTCGGCGTGATCACCGGGACGTTCGGAGGGGTGCTGGGCGACATCGTCTCGAACGAGATCCCGAGCCTCTTCCGGTCGGGCACCACGCTCTACGCCACGTGTGCCTTCCTGGGGTCGTGGACCTTCCTGCTGTTGCACACGGTGGGGATGCCCGAGCCCGGACCGGTCGTGGCCGGGATCGCCGTCACGGTCATCCTGCGGCTCGCTGCGGTGGTGCGGGATTGGAAGCTGCCGGCGCTGCGCTGA
- a CDS encoding ABC transporter ATP-binding protein, with protein MTASAPQIQVSGVTRVFRQGDVEVHALRGVDLTIQPGEFCGLAGPSGSGKTTLLNLIGALDRPTSGWVSVSGHRVTDMDRGTAADFRLDHIGFVFQAYNLVPVLTAYENAEFTLLLRGVTPEARRARVLPLLERVGLAAEADRKPHELSGGQQQRVAVVRALATQPDVVLADEPTANLDSETSSALLDLMDELNRELGTTFLFSSHDPVVIERVRRLVRLRDGRVDADEARVTPAHAGGR; from the coding sequence ATGACAGCGTCTGCGCCCCAGATCCAGGTGAGCGGAGTCACCCGTGTCTTCCGGCAGGGTGACGTCGAGGTCCACGCGCTGCGGGGCGTCGATCTCACCATCCAACCGGGGGAGTTCTGCGGGCTGGCGGGTCCTTCGGGCTCGGGCAAGACCACGCTCCTCAACCTGATCGGGGCGCTCGATCGCCCCACGTCGGGATGGGTATCCGTCTCCGGCCACCGGGTGACGGACATGGACCGGGGCACGGCCGCGGACTTCCGCCTCGATCACATCGGGTTCGTGTTCCAGGCCTACAATCTCGTCCCCGTGCTCACCGCCTACGAGAACGCGGAGTTCACCCTGCTCCTTCGCGGTGTGACGCCCGAAGCGCGCCGCGCGCGCGTGCTCCCGCTTCTCGAACGCGTGGGACTGGCCGCCGAGGCGGATCGGAAGCCGCATGAGCTCTCCGGCGGGCAACAACAGCGCGTGGCCGTGGTGCGGGCGCTGGCGACGCAGCCCGACGTCGTGCTGGCCGACGAGCCCACGGCCAACCTGGACTCGGAGACGTCGTCGGCGCTGCTCGACCTGATGGACGAGCTCAATCGCGAGCTCGGGACCACGTTCCTCTTCTCCAGTCACGATCCGGTGGTCATCGAGCGCGTGCGCCGGCTCGTGCGGCTCCGCGATGGTCGGGTGGACGCCGATGAAGCCCGGGTGACCCCGGCGCACGCCGGCGGCCGGTGA
- a CDS encoding FtsX-like permease family protein, which yields MIWRMAWRNLWRHRGRTFIMGSAIALTYALMLVGMSINDDGHRRMLEEAAQAAGGQVLVHAQGYWDTRASDVALRDAPSLQERIRAVGGVRTVLPRILLTGLASTSSGTLPVQLSGVDPAAEAALSDPAADLVDGTFLTGGERDPIVLGAAAVAELELELGDRVVLTTTDVEGEVTRALFHLSGIVETGVREIDEGVAWTNLQAARDVAVMDAMLTQIGVLGAPDADASALAAAVRTALADRAPDIEVLSWQEAVPEMVGFTELDDAFGYVYLGVILLVVLFSIANTFLMAVLERVRELGLLSALGLRGPRVAGLLLAETVLLTVLGVGVGFALGFGAHLAAARWGIPLSAWGIEEIEISGINLEDMVMYSEIRPRKWAAGTALVILATLGSALYPAWKATRLAPAEAMRFFE from the coding sequence ATGATCTGGCGCATGGCCTGGCGCAATCTGTGGCGCCACCGCGGGCGCACCTTCATCATGGGCTCCGCGATCGCGCTCACGTACGCGTTGATGCTCGTGGGCATGAGCATCAACGACGACGGGCATCGCCGCATGCTGGAGGAAGCGGCGCAGGCGGCAGGAGGGCAGGTCCTCGTCCATGCACAGGGCTACTGGGATACCCGCGCCAGCGACGTCGCGCTGCGCGACGCCCCTTCCCTGCAGGAGCGGATCCGTGCCGTTGGGGGCGTACGCACCGTCCTTCCACGCATCCTCCTGACGGGGCTCGCCTCGACGTCCTCCGGCACGCTTCCTGTGCAGCTGTCGGGGGTGGATCCTGCCGCCGAGGCCGCGTTGTCCGATCCGGCCGCAGACCTGGTGGATGGAACGTTCCTGACCGGCGGCGAACGCGACCCGATCGTGCTCGGGGCCGCAGCCGTCGCCGAGCTGGAGCTCGAGCTCGGTGACCGCGTCGTGCTGACGACGACCGACGTCGAGGGCGAGGTGACCCGTGCGCTCTTCCATCTCAGCGGGATCGTCGAGACCGGGGTACGCGAGATCGACGAAGGCGTCGCGTGGACCAACCTGCAGGCCGCGCGCGACGTGGCGGTCATGGACGCGATGCTCACGCAGATCGGCGTGCTCGGCGCGCCGGACGCCGATGCGTCCGCCCTGGCCGCTGCCGTGCGCACGGCCCTCGCCGATCGCGCTCCGGACATCGAGGTGCTCTCCTGGCAGGAGGCCGTCCCCGAGATGGTGGGGTTCACCGAGCTGGACGACGCGTTCGGATACGTGTACCTGGGCGTCATCCTGCTGGTGGTCCTCTTCTCGATCGCCAACACCTTCCTGATGGCCGTGTTGGAGCGCGTGCGCGAGCTGGGCCTGCTCTCCGCGCTGGGCCTGCGCGGGCCCCGCGTGGCCGGCCTCCTGCTGGCCGAGACCGTCCTGCTGACCGTGCTCGGCGTCGGGGTGGGCTTCGCACTCGGCTTCGGCGCGCACCTGGCCGCAGCCCGGTGGGGCATCCCGCTCTCCGCCTGGGGGATCGAGGAGATCGAGATCTCCGGCATCAACCTGGAGGACATGGTGATGTACAGCGAGATCCGGCCGCGGAAGTGGGCGGCCGGCACGGCGCTGGTGATCCTGGCCACGCTGGGCAGCGCCCTCTATCCCGCCTGGAAGGCCACGCGGCTCGCCCCCGCCGAAGCGATGCGGTTCTTCGAATGA
- a CDS encoding FtsX-like permease family protein, which translates to MIAAKLGIRNLARNRWRSGLTLAAIAVAVALMVWTLAFYEGWLQQMVQGATAVEAAQIQIHTAAYADRPRVYRTFPVDSELLRRLEGVADVVAVSPRIEANGLVGNEHRSQVAQVHGVDPEREARTTPIRRAVTAGHWLSIAPAPDPGPREAVLGEALARQLGVGVGAELVLFLEAADGSLGNELLRVTGIVRTGNTKVDRSSVYLHRSDAERLTALSGEVHEIAVRTRDLSQARSTAQTVAAAIGALDRLPADAAAARDDRLVARPWQEILPAVDQMVVLFRRSYWFMYLLIYLVAGVGILNTQRMSALERRREFGVMMAIGMRPRRMFRTLQIETAVLGSTGALIGAAAGGGLAWYHARAGLNMALFTDQTAFSFMGVSFSDRLYFVLEPMALVEPVAVMMIFAFLCGLWPAWRAARIDPVPTLSGRA; encoded by the coding sequence GTGATCGCCGCGAAGCTCGGCATCCGCAACCTGGCCCGGAACCGCTGGCGGAGCGGGCTGACGCTGGCGGCGATCGCCGTTGCGGTGGCGTTGATGGTGTGGACCCTCGCCTTCTATGAAGGGTGGCTCCAGCAGATGGTGCAGGGCGCCACCGCGGTCGAGGCAGCCCAGATCCAGATCCATACCGCGGCCTACGCCGACCGGCCCCGGGTCTACCGCACCTTTCCGGTCGACTCCGAGCTCCTGAGGCGACTCGAGGGGGTGGCCGACGTGGTCGCCGTCTCCCCGCGCATCGAGGCCAACGGGCTCGTCGGAAACGAGCACCGCTCGCAGGTGGCGCAGGTGCATGGCGTGGATCCGGAACGCGAGGCCCGGACCACACCCATCCGCCGGGCGGTGACGGCCGGGCACTGGCTGAGCATCGCGCCCGCACCGGATCCCGGACCGCGGGAGGCCGTGCTGGGCGAGGCGCTCGCCCGTCAGCTCGGGGTCGGCGTGGGTGCCGAGCTCGTGCTCTTCCTGGAGGCGGCCGACGGTTCGCTGGGGAACGAGCTCCTGCGCGTGACGGGCATCGTCCGGACGGGCAACACGAAGGTCGACCGATCGAGCGTGTACCTGCACCGCTCCGACGCGGAGCGCTTGACGGCCCTGTCCGGCGAGGTCCACGAGATCGCCGTCCGCACGCGCGACCTCTCCCAGGCCCGTTCCACCGCTCAGACCGTAGCGGCCGCCATCGGCGCGCTCGATCGCCTCCCGGCCGACGCAGCCGCCGCCCGCGACGACCGCCTGGTCGCCCGGCCGTGGCAGGAGATCCTGCCGGCGGTCGACCAGATGGTGGTGTTGTTCCGCCGCTCCTACTGGTTCATGTACCTCCTGATCTATCTCGTGGCCGGTGTCGGGATCCTGAACACGCAACGCATGAGCGCCCTGGAGCGCCGACGCGAGTTCGGCGTCATGATGGCGATCGGCATGCGGCCGCGCCGCATGTTCCGCACGCTGCAGATCGAGACGGCTGTGCTCGGATCCACAGGTGCGCTGATCGGCGCCGCGGCGGGTGGCGGGCTGGCGTGGTACCATGCCCGCGCCGGCCTGAACATGGCGCTGTTCACCGACCAGACCGCGTTCTCCTTCATGGGCGTGTCCTTCTCGGACCGGCTCTACTTCGTGCTCGAGCCGATGGCGTTGGTCGAGCCCGTCGCCGTCATGATGATCTTCGCGTTCCTGTGCGGCCTGTGGCCGGCCTGGCGCGCCGCGCGCATCGACCCCGTGCCCACCCTGTCGGGGCGCGCATGA
- a CDS encoding outer membrane lipoprotein-sorting protein, producing MRAPVTAVRIALLTAATATAAAAQAVPALPDVAEVVRHLDDLYQATSSHAVMRMTVVRERGTRELTLEAWSRGDDEALIVIREPAREAGTATLRTEEGLWNYAPRADRLIRIPSGLLSESWMGSHFTNDDLLRETSYLDDHRASLSWAEEPGRRLIRLDLVPDPDLPVVYTRLVFFLDPSGWIPVRGEYHDGDELVRTMIFTDVARIAGRPIPLRLVLQPADRPEERTEVLYEVLELDVDVEQDLFTRRGLRRIASD from the coding sequence ATGAGGGCCCCTGTGACAGCCGTCCGGATCGCGCTGCTGACGGCCGCAACCGCGACCGCGGCGGCCGCGCAAGCCGTCCCGGCTCTCCCCGACGTGGCCGAGGTCGTCCGTCACCTGGACGACCTCTACCAGGCCACCTCGAGCCACGCGGTGATGCGGATGACGGTCGTGCGCGAGCGCGGCACCCGCGAGCTCACCCTGGAAGCCTGGTCCCGCGGCGACGACGAGGCCCTCATCGTGATCCGTGAGCCCGCACGGGAGGCGGGCACCGCGACGTTGCGCACGGAGGAAGGGCTCTGGAACTACGCTCCGCGCGCGGACCGGCTCATCCGCATCCCGTCCGGGCTGCTCTCCGAGAGCTGGATGGGAAGCCACTTCACCAACGACGACCTCCTCCGCGAGACCAGCTACCTGGACGACCACCGGGCCTCGCTGTCGTGGGCGGAGGAGCCCGGTCGTCGCCTGATCCGCCTCGATCTGGTTCCCGATCCCGACCTGCCGGTCGTCTACACCCGCCTGGTGTTCTTCCTCGACCCGTCCGGCTGGATCCCCGTCCGCGGTGAGTATCACGACGGCGACGAGCTCGTTCGCACGATGATCTTCACGGATGTCGCCCGCATCGCAGGGCGGCCCATCCCGCTCCGCCTGGTGCTCCAGCCCGCGGACCGGCCCGAGGAACGCACGGAAGTGCTGTATGAGGTCCTCGAGCTCGACGTGGACGTCGAACAGGACCTCTTCACCCGACGCGGCCTGCGCCGGATCGCGAGCGATTGA